A portion of the Anoxybacillus gonensis genome contains these proteins:
- the sufD gene encoding Fe-S cluster assembly protein SufD, with product MMIETKLPFDQQYVRSFSEGRGEPDWLLNVRLQALAQAEQLPLPKPDKTKIDRWNFTQFSTHLVESAPLSSLEELPEQVKVLIDIDEQQKNVYVQRDHTCAYVSLADELKEKGVIFTDLATAVREHSDLVQKYFMDGVKVNEHRLTALHAALVNGGVFVYVPKHVQIDVPLQAVYVHEKAEALFNHVIIVADVGSKVMYVENYISTCERSEAIVNIITEVFARDDAQVFFGAVDNLAKGTTVYVNRRGVTGRHARIEWALGLMNDGNTISENITRLIGDGSVGDTKTVVVSRGEQVQNFTTSVIHYGKHTEGYILKHGVVKDEATSIFNGIGKIEHGASKSNAEQESRVLMLSPKGRGDANPILLIDEDDVTAGHAASVGRVDPTQLYYLMSRGIPKTEAERLIIHGFLAPVVNEIPIERVKKQLIEVIERKVK from the coding sequence ATGATGATTGAGACGAAACTACCATTCGACCAACAGTATGTACGCTCTTTTTCGGAAGGGCGTGGAGAACCGGACTGGCTTTTAAACGTTCGCTTACAAGCTCTTGCACAAGCCGAACAACTTCCTTTACCAAAGCCAGATAAAACGAAAATCGATCGTTGGAACTTTACACAATTTTCTACTCATCTCGTTGAAAGCGCTCCGCTTTCTTCTTTAGAAGAGTTGCCAGAGCAAGTGAAAGTGCTTATTGATATCGATGAACAACAAAAAAACGTATATGTGCAACGCGACCATACATGTGCATACGTATCGCTTGCGGATGAGTTGAAAGAAAAAGGCGTCATTTTTACTGATTTAGCGACAGCTGTTCGCGAACATAGCGATCTTGTGCAAAAATATTTTATGGACGGTGTGAAAGTAAATGAGCATCGTCTGACAGCGCTTCATGCTGCCCTTGTCAACGGCGGGGTATTTGTATACGTGCCGAAGCATGTACAAATTGACGTGCCGTTGCAAGCGGTGTACGTGCATGAAAAAGCGGAAGCGTTGTTTAATCACGTCATTATTGTTGCAGATGTGGGCAGTAAAGTAATGTATGTGGAAAACTACATTTCAACATGTGAACGTTCGGAAGCGATCGTCAACATCATTACAGAAGTGTTTGCGCGAGATGATGCGCAAGTGTTTTTCGGTGCGGTAGACAATTTGGCAAAGGGAACGACTGTCTATGTCAACCGCCGCGGTGTGACAGGGCGTCATGCGCGCATCGAATGGGCGCTTGGTTTAATGAATGACGGAAATACAATTTCAGAAAACATTACGCGCTTAATCGGTGATGGATCAGTCGGCGACACGAAGACAGTCGTTGTGAGCCGTGGTGAGCAAGTGCAAAACTTTACGACAAGCGTCATTCACTACGGAAAACATACAGAAGGCTATATTTTAAAACACGGCGTTGTCAAAGATGAAGCGACATCGATTTTTAACGGCATTGGAAAAATTGAGCACGGGGCATCGAAATCGAATGCGGAACAAGAATCGCGTGTGCTTATGTTAAGTCCAAAAGGACGAGGAGATGCGAATCCGATTTTATTAATTGACGAAGATGACGTGACAGCAGGCCATGCGGCATCGGTCGGTCGCGTGGACCCAACGCAATTATATTACTTAATGAGCCGCGGTATTCCGAAAACGGAAGCAGAGCGATTAATTATTCACGGCTTTTTAGCACCTGTTGTGAATGAAATTCCAATTGAGCGTGTGAAAAAGCAATTAATTGAAGTGATCGAAAGGAAAGTTAAGTGA
- the sufC gene encoding Fe-S cluster assembly ATPase SufC yields the protein MATLTIKDLHVAIDGKEILKGVNLEIKGGEFHAIMGPNGTGKSTLSAAIMGHPKYEVTKGSITLDGQDVLEMEVDERARAGLFLAMQYPSEISGVTNADFLRSAINARRGEGNEISLMKFIRQLDEKMAFLEMNPDMAHRYLNEGFSGGEKKRNEILQLMMLQPKIAILDEIDSGLDIDALKVVAKGVNEMRSSDFGCLIITHYQRLLNYITPDYVHVMMQGRIVKSGGPELAQRLEAEGYDWIKKELGIEDEVVEQEA from the coding sequence ATGGCAACATTAACGATTAAAGATCTTCACGTTGCAATTGATGGGAAAGAAATTTTAAAAGGGGTCAACCTTGAAATTAAAGGTGGCGAGTTCCATGCGATTATGGGACCGAACGGAACGGGAAAATCAACATTATCTGCGGCAATCATGGGCCATCCAAAATATGAAGTGACAAAAGGAAGCATTACATTAGATGGGCAAGACGTATTAGAAATGGAAGTAGACGAACGTGCTCGCGCAGGTCTTTTTTTAGCGATGCAATATCCGAGCGAAATTAGCGGTGTGACAAACGCTGACTTCCTTCGTTCAGCCATTAACGCACGTCGCGGAGAAGGAAATGAAATTTCATTAATGAAATTCATTCGTCAATTAGATGAAAAAATGGCGTTTTTAGAAATGAATCCAGATATGGCGCATCGCTATTTGAATGAAGGATTTTCAGGTGGAGAGAAAAAGCGGAATGAAATTTTACAATTAATGATGTTGCAGCCGAAAATTGCAATTTTAGACGAAATTGACTCAGGTCTTGACATCGATGCGTTAAAAGTTGTTGCAAAAGGTGTAAACGAAATGCGCAGCAGCGACTTCGGCTGTTTAATTATTACCCACTATCAGCGCCTATTAAACTATATTACGCCAGATTACGTACATGTTATGATGCAAGGACGGATCGTGAAATCAGGTGGTCCAGAATTAGCACAACGCCTTGAAGCTGAAGGATACGATTGGATTAAAAAAGAGCTAGGCATTGAAGATGAAGTCGTTGAGCAAGAAGCGTAA
- a CDS encoding carboxymuconolactone decarboxylase family protein, translating to MSMEQFLHEYKKGLGTFTQQMTKVGQTFQAFTEACFEEGTLSKKEKQLIALGISVAKQDEYCTIYHTKGCIDEGATEEQIFEACAVAAALAGGATMSQAITLVRQCIDEFTRTH from the coding sequence ATGTCGATGGAACAATTTTTACACGAATATAAAAAAGGATTAGGAACGTTTACACAACAAATGACGAAAGTCGGGCAAACGTTTCAGGCGTTTACAGAGGCGTGTTTTGAGGAAGGGACGTTGTCGAAAAAAGAAAAGCAACTGATTGCCTTAGGGATTAGTGTCGCGAAACAAGATGAATATTGTACGATTTATCATACGAAAGGGTGTATCGATGAAGGAGCGACAGAAGAACAAATATTTGAAGCGTGTGCGGTTGCCGCTGCGTTAGCTGGCGGGGCGACAATGAGCCAAGCAATCACGCTCGTTCGACAATGTATTGATGAATTTACTCGCACGCATTAA
- a CDS encoding MetQ/NlpA family ABC transporter substrate-binding protein → MKKWLSLLVAAVVILALAACGKSESAEEKTNKLVVGASNVPHAEILEQAKPILKEKGIELEIVTFQDYVLPNKALADKELDANYFQHIPYLEAQMKEHGYDFVNAGGIHIEPIGVYSKKYKSLEELPNGAKIIMSNSVADHGRILSMLEEKGLIKLKDGVDKTKATVDDIVENPKNLVFEADVEAGLLPQVYKNNEGDAVLINANYALDAGLDPAKDPIAVESPENNPYVNIIAVRKGDETRKEIQTLVEVLQSKEIQDFILEKYNGAVIPATK, encoded by the coding sequence ATGAAAAAATGGCTCTCTTTACTTGTTGCTGCAGTTGTTATTTTAGCGCTTGCTGCTTGCGGAAAAAGCGAAAGTGCGGAAGAAAAAACAAATAAGCTTGTCGTTGGTGCATCAAACGTGCCACATGCGGAAATTTTAGAGCAAGCAAAACCGATTTTAAAAGAAAAAGGGATTGAATTGGAAATCGTGACGTTCCAAGACTACGTGTTACCAAATAAAGCGTTAGCTGATAAAGAGTTAGATGCAAACTATTTCCAACACATTCCTTACTTAGAAGCACAAATGAAAGAACATGGTTATGATTTTGTGAATGCTGGCGGTATTCATATTGAACCAATTGGCGTATACTCTAAAAAATATAAAAGCCTTGAAGAACTACCAAACGGGGCAAAAATTATTATGAGCAACTCTGTTGCAGACCACGGTCGCATTTTATCGATGCTTGAAGAAAAAGGTTTAATTAAATTAAAAGATGGTGTTGATAAAACGAAAGCAACAGTTGATGATATCGTTGAAAATCCGAAAAACTTAGTGTTTGAAGCAGATGTCGAAGCAGGTTTACTTCCACAGGTTTATAAAAACAATGAAGGAGACGCGGTATTAATTAATGCCAACTATGCGTTAGATGCTGGCTTAGATCCAGCGAAAGATCCAATTGCGGTAGAGTCGCCAGAAAACAACCCATATGTTAACATTATTGCAGTTCGTAAAGGTGACGAAACACGTAAAGAAATTCAAACGCTCGTTGAAGTGTTGCAATCAAAAGAAATTCAAGACTTCATTTTAGAAAAGTATAACGGTGCTGTCATTCCAGCGACAAAATAA
- a CDS encoding methionine ABC transporter permease, giving the protein MWNELFPNVVWDKIWAATMETLYMTAISVIATFVLGILLGLLLFLTSKGNIWENRLVNGAIASFVNIFRSIPFIILIILLIPFTKLVVGTILGANAALPALIIGAAPFYARMVEIALREIDKGVIEAAKAMGATTSTIIWKVLLPEALPALVSGITVTAIALVGYTAMAGVVGAGGLGNLAYLEGFQRNNNDVTFVATVLILVIVFIIQFIGDFVTSKIDKR; this is encoded by the coding sequence ATGTGGAATGAACTATTTCCGAACGTCGTTTGGGATAAAATATGGGCGGCGACGATGGAAACATTGTATATGACAGCTATTTCTGTTATAGCAACATTTGTGCTTGGCATTTTACTTGGTTTATTGCTGTTTTTAACGTCTAAGGGAAACATATGGGAAAATCGTCTCGTTAACGGTGCCATTGCGTCGTTCGTCAACATTTTCCGCTCGATTCCGTTTATTATTTTAATTATTTTGCTTATTCCGTTTACCAAACTTGTTGTTGGTACAATTCTTGGAGCAAACGCTGCGTTACCAGCACTCATCATCGGTGCCGCGCCGTTTTATGCGCGCATGGTAGAAATTGCGCTTCGTGAAATTGATAAAGGTGTCATTGAAGCAGCAAAAGCGATGGGGGCGACGACATCGACAATTATTTGGAAAGTGCTCCTCCCAGAAGCGCTTCCTGCACTCGTATCTGGAATTACAGTTACAGCGATTGCGCTCGTTGGATATACAGCGATGGCAGGAGTTGTTGGTGCTGGAGGGCTTGGAAATTTAGCGTATTTAGAAGGATTCCAACGCAACAATAACGATGTGACATTTGTTGCAACTGTGCTCATTTTAGTCATTGTCTTTATTATTCAGTTTATTGGTGACTTTGTCACTTCTAAAATAGATAAACGATAA
- a CDS encoding methionine ABC transporter ATP-binding protein has product MITLSNVTKVYRAASGNVTAVDHVNLHIAEGEIFGIIGYSGAGKSSLIRLLNGLEKPTSGEVIVDGKDMGKISGKQLRQARQQIGMIFQHFNLLWSRTVRENIAFPLEIAGVPKEERMKRVDELIQLVGLQGRENAYPSQLSGGQKQRVGIARALANNPKVLLCDEATSALDPQTTDSILDLLVDINKRLGLTIVLITHEMHVIRKICDRVAVMENGKIVEMGEVLHVFRKPEQPITKRFVQQVTEPEETKEAMLHLLERYPNGQVVQLTFVGEAAEQPLITQLIRQFDLNVNILQGKISQTHHGSYGVLFIHLDGANEEIERALAFIRQQEVEVEVLANVE; this is encoded by the coding sequence GTGATTACTTTATCAAACGTAACGAAAGTATACAGAGCGGCAAGCGGAAATGTGACTGCGGTCGATCATGTAAACTTGCATATTGCAGAAGGAGAAATTTTCGGCATCATCGGTTATAGCGGAGCGGGGAAAAGTTCGCTCATCCGATTGTTAAATGGACTAGAAAAGCCGACAAGCGGTGAAGTGATTGTTGATGGAAAAGATATGGGGAAAATTAGTGGGAAACAATTACGACAAGCGCGTCAGCAAATCGGGATGATTTTCCAACATTTTAACTTACTTTGGTCGCGGACTGTACGTGAAAATATTGCTTTCCCGTTAGAAATTGCTGGTGTTCCGAAAGAGGAACGGATGAAGCGCGTCGATGAGCTTATTCAACTCGTCGGCTTGCAAGGAAGAGAAAATGCATACCCGTCGCAATTGAGCGGAGGGCAAAAACAGCGCGTCGGCATTGCGCGTGCGTTAGCGAACAACCCGAAAGTGTTGTTATGTGATGAAGCGACATCAGCGCTTGACCCACAAACGACGGACTCCATTTTAGATTTGCTCGTCGATATTAATAAACGTCTCGGTTTAACGATCGTGTTAATTACACACGAAATGCATGTTATTCGTAAAATTTGCGATCGCGTAGCGGTCATGGAAAACGGAAAAATTGTTGAAATGGGCGAAGTGCTTCATGTATTCCGTAAGCCAGAGCAACCGATTACGAAACGATTCGTCCAACAAGTGACGGAGCCGGAGGAAACGAAAGAAGCCATGTTGCATCTTCTTGAACGATATCCGAACGGCCAAGTTGTCCAGCTTACATTCGTCGGCGAAGCGGCTGAGCAACCGCTCATTACACAGCTTATTCGTCAATTTGATCTAAATGTGAATATTTTGCAAGGGAAAATTTCGCAAACGCATCACGGTTCATATGGGGTGCTATTCATTCATTTAGACGGTGCGAATGAAGAAATTGAGCGAGCGCTCGCTTTTATTCGCCAGCAAGAAGTTGAAGTGGAGGTGTTGGCGAATGTGGAATGA
- a CDS encoding O-acetylhomoserine aminocarboxypropyltransferase/cysteine synthase family protein, which produces MKFETIAVHGGLQTDPVTKARAVPIYQSNAYLFDSTEHAANLFALKEAGYIYTRIHNPTVTVFEERVAKLEGGIGALAVASGMAAITMAILNVAQAGDDIVSASTLYGGTYNLFANTLPKYGITTHFVDPADPENFRAAITPKTKAIFAETVGNPSLHVLDIEAVANIAHEAGVPLIIDNTFATPYLCRPIEHGADIVVHSATKWLLGNGTTLGGIIVDGGKFDWNSPKFPAFTTPDPSYHNLIYADIGAAAYIVKARVQLLRDLGPAISPFNAFQFNLGLETLHVRMKEHIENTRKIVAYLDSHPAVRWVLYPEHDNHPAKELAKKYMPKGAGAVVVFGIQGGREAGAALINNVKLWSHVANVGDAKSLIIHPASTTHQQLSAEDLKASGVTEDMIRLSVGIENVDDLIEDLEQAIEAATGVRSMYSEV; this is translated from the coding sequence ATGAAATTCGAAACGATTGCTGTGCATGGAGGACTACAAACTGATCCTGTAACGAAAGCGCGTGCGGTACCGATTTATCAGTCAAATGCATATTTGTTTGACAGCACAGAGCATGCGGCAAACTTATTTGCATTAAAAGAAGCAGGATACATTTATACGCGCATTCATAATCCAACAGTGACCGTATTTGAAGAACGAGTAGCAAAGCTTGAAGGTGGGATAGGGGCTTTAGCAGTGGCGAGCGGCATGGCGGCGATTACGATGGCCATTTTAAACGTCGCTCAAGCCGGGGATGATATTGTGTCTGCTTCTACGCTGTATGGAGGGACGTACAATTTGTTTGCAAATACGTTACCGAAATACGGCATTACGACTCATTTTGTTGATCCAGCTGATCCAGAAAATTTCCGTGCTGCGATTACACCGAAAACGAAAGCTATTTTTGCGGAGACAGTCGGCAATCCGAGTTTGCATGTGTTAGATATTGAAGCAGTTGCAAACATTGCTCATGAAGCAGGTGTCCCACTCATTATCGATAATACGTTTGCGACGCCGTATCTTTGCCGTCCGATTGAGCATGGAGCAGACATTGTTGTTCATTCTGCGACGAAATGGTTGCTTGGCAACGGGACGACGCTAGGGGGCATCATTGTCGATGGTGGGAAGTTTGACTGGAACTCGCCAAAGTTTCCAGCGTTTACGACACCAGATCCGAGCTATCATAACCTTATCTATGCAGACATCGGAGCGGCAGCGTATATTGTGAAAGCACGTGTGCAGTTGTTGCGCGATTTAGGACCAGCGATTAGCCCATTCAACGCCTTTCAATTTAATTTGGGGCTTGAAACGTTGCACGTGCGCATGAAAGAACATATTGAAAACACAAGAAAAATTGTTGCATATTTAGATAGTCATCCAGCTGTTCGTTGGGTGTTGTATCCTGAACATGACAACCATCCAGCGAAAGAGCTAGCGAAAAAATATATGCCGAAAGGGGCAGGAGCAGTCGTCGTTTTTGGCATTCAAGGTGGAAGGGAAGCAGGAGCTGCGCTTATTAACAATGTGAAGCTTTGGTCACATGTGGCAAACGTTGGAGATGCAAAAAGTTTAATTATTCATCCGGCAAGCACAACGCATCAACAACTAAGCGCAGAAGATTTGAAAGCATCTGGTGTAACAGAAGATATGATTCGTTTATCTGTTGGTATTGAAAATGTGGATGATTTAATCGAAGACTTAGAACAAGCGATCGAAGCGGCAACAGGTGTACGGTCGATGTATTCGGAAGTGTAG
- a CDS encoding thioredoxin family protein, translated as MMVVKVVYMYTPLCGTCQVASRMVDVLEQLLPNITFERQDLNYVPDKAIEWHIESVPCLLIFKRGELVKKIYAFHSVPHVYETLRKLAE; from the coding sequence GTGATGGTTGTGAAGGTCGTTTATATGTACACGCCATTATGTGGCACGTGTCAAGTGGCAAGTCGTATGGTTGACGTGCTTGAACAGTTATTGCCAAATATCACATTTGAGCGTCAAGACTTAAATTATGTGCCTGACAAAGCGATCGAATGGCATATTGAAAGCGTTCCTTGTTTACTTATTTTTAAGCGCGGCGAACTCGTAAAAAAAATATACGCCTTTCATTCTGTTCCACATGTATATGAAACGTTGCGAAAGCTGGCTGAATAA
- a CDS encoding toprim domain-containing protein, producing the protein MGIIEVEKVIIVEGRSDKRKIESIISEPVEIICTNGTLGTAKLDELIDALYDKDVYILVDSDEAGEKLRRQLRREFPQAEHLYIDKMYREVAAAPKHHIAVVLLSANIDVHAQYL; encoded by the coding sequence ATGGGGATCATTGAGGTGGAAAAAGTAATTATTGTCGAGGGGCGGTCAGATAAAAGAAAGATCGAAAGCATTATTAGTGAGCCAGTAGAAATTATATGTACAAACGGGACGCTCGGTACTGCCAAACTTGATGAATTGATTGATGCTTTGTACGATAAAGATGTGTACATTTTAGTTGACTCGGATGAGGCGGGAGAAAAATTGCGTCGCCAACTTCGACGTGAGTTTCCGCAAGCTGAGCACTTATATATTGATAAAATGTATCGTGAAGTTGCAGCTGCTCCGAAACATCATATTGCGGTCGTATTATTAAGTGCAAATATCGATGTACACGCACAATATTTGTAG
- a CDS encoding YusG family protein has protein sequence MSFLLKQKTIDITKDVVGKFNENGNFQLFYDDECVGEFVQETNEFKLKSGYEEQQGRILKTVTVTEHPDAKYVDCDTEGGWC, from the coding sequence GTGTCTTTTTTGTTGAAACAAAAAACAATCGATATTACAAAAGATGTTGTTGGGAAATTTAATGAAAACGGTAACTTTCAGCTGTTTTATGACGACGAATGTGTTGGAGAATTTGTTCAGGAAACGAACGAGTTCAAGCTGAAAAGCGGATATGAAGAACAACAAGGACGCATTTTGAAAACTGTAACGGTTACTGAACATCCAGATGCAAAATATGTGGATTGCGACACAGAAGGTGGTTGGTGTTAA
- the gcvH gene encoding glycine cleavage system protein GcvH, translating into MSIPKELRYSQEHEWVRVEGNTVRIGITDFAQSELGDIVFVELPEVGAQLTANEPFGSVESVKTVSELYAPISGKVVAVNEELNDNPEYVNESPYDKAWMIVIEPSDMSEVDNLLTAEQYEQMINQD; encoded by the coding sequence ATGAGCATTCCAAAAGAGCTACGTTATTCACAAGAACATGAATGGGTGCGTGTCGAAGGGAATACGGTTCGCATTGGGATTACAGATTTTGCCCAATCGGAACTCGGCGACATCGTATTCGTTGAATTGCCAGAAGTCGGCGCACAACTCACAGCAAACGAGCCATTTGGTAGCGTTGAATCAGTAAAAACAGTATCTGAACTATATGCACCGATCAGCGGCAAAGTAGTAGCTGTGAATGAAGAGTTAAACGACAACCCAGAGTACGTGAACGAATCACCGTATGACAAAGCATGGATGATCGTCATCGAGCCGAGCGATATGAGCGAAGTGGACAACTTACTAACTGCTGAACAATACGAACAAATGATTAACCAAGACTAA
- a CDS encoding arsenate reductase family protein → MTTFYWYPKCGTCRKAKKWLDDNNVSVQAVHIVEQPPSKEQLRTLYEKSGLDLKKFFNTSGMKYRELGLKDKLKTMTEEEMLQLLSSDGMLIKRPIITNGEQVIVGFDEQKYHEMFKLS, encoded by the coding sequence ATGACGACATTTTATTGGTATCCAAAATGCGGCACATGTCGCAAGGCGAAAAAATGGTTAGATGATAACAACGTTTCCGTACAAGCTGTACATATTGTAGAACAGCCTCCATCAAAAGAGCAGTTGCGGACGTTATATGAAAAAAGTGGACTAGATTTGAAAAAATTTTTTAATACGAGTGGCATGAAGTATCGGGAGCTCGGATTAAAAGACAAATTAAAGACGATGACAGAAGAAGAAATGTTACAATTATTGTCATCGGACGGCATGTTAATTAAGCGTCCAATCATCACAAATGGAGAGCAAGTTATTGTCGGATTTGACGAACAAAAATATCATGAAATGTTTAAATTGTCGTGA
- a CDS encoding acyl-CoA dehydrogenase family protein: protein MEKALQIAQGGSFLIEDISPTQVFTPEDFTDEQKMIAKTTEEFVVNEVLPQLEHLENHEFDRSVALLKQAGELGLLGADVPEEYGGLSLDKISSALIAEKMARAGGFSISHGAHVGIGSLPIVLFGTEEQKQKYLPALATGEKIAAYALTEPGSGSDALGAKTTAKLNAEGTHYILNGEKQWITNAGFADVFVVYAKVDGEHFTAFIVERDFPGVSTGAEEKKMGIKSSSTRTLILQDALVPKENVLGEIGKGHVIAFNILNIGRYKLGVGAVGGAKRALEVTIQYANQRQQFKTAISKFSLTQEKLATMASKLYAAESSVYRTVGLFEARMGQLTDEQAKDGKETAKAIAEYAIECSLNKVFATEMLDYIVDEGVQIHGGYGFMQEYEIERMYRDSRINRIFEGTNEINRLLVPGMYLRKAMKGELPLLQKAQQLQEELMMLMPEEVGDGVLEQEKYLVRNAKKIALMVAGLAAQKFGPKLEKEQEVLVNIADIVSNVYAMESALLRTEKAIAQSGVEKNKQKVLYTQIFCQEAFNEIEAHAKETIVAVEHGDMLRMMLSALRKLTRHTPMNVIAKKREAAAALIEAERYVV from the coding sequence ATGGAAAAGGCATTACAAATCGCGCAAGGTGGTAGCTTTTTAATTGAAGATATATCGCCAACTCAAGTGTTTACACCGGAAGATTTTACAGATGAGCAAAAAATGATTGCGAAAACGACAGAAGAATTTGTCGTTAATGAAGTGTTGCCACAACTTGAGCATTTAGAAAATCATGAGTTTGATCGTTCAGTTGCTCTTTTAAAACAAGCAGGCGAACTCGGATTACTTGGCGCAGACGTGCCAGAAGAATACGGTGGCTTGAGCTTAGATAAAATTAGCTCTGCATTAATTGCGGAAAAAATGGCGCGCGCTGGTGGTTTCTCGATTTCACACGGTGCGCACGTCGGAATCGGTTCGCTTCCAATTGTTTTGTTCGGAACAGAAGAGCAAAAACAAAAATATTTACCAGCGCTTGCGACAGGCGAAAAAATTGCTGCGTATGCGTTAACTGAGCCAGGTTCTGGTTCGGATGCACTCGGTGCAAAAACGACTGCGAAATTAAATGCGGAAGGTACGCATTACATTTTAAATGGAGAAAAGCAATGGATTACAAACGCTGGATTTGCTGATGTGTTTGTTGTATATGCAAAAGTAGACGGTGAACATTTTACAGCATTTATTGTTGAGCGCGACTTCCCAGGCGTATCGACAGGGGCGGAAGAAAAGAAAATGGGCATTAAAAGCTCATCGACGCGCACGTTAATTTTACAAGATGCGCTCGTTCCGAAAGAAAATGTACTTGGTGAAATTGGAAAAGGTCACGTCATTGCATTTAACATTTTAAATATCGGCCGTTATAAACTTGGGGTTGGTGCTGTCGGTGGAGCAAAACGTGCGCTTGAAGTGACGATTCAATATGCAAATCAACGTCAACAATTTAAAACGGCAATTTCAAAGTTTTCGTTAACACAAGAAAAATTAGCAACGATGGCATCTAAATTGTATGCGGCTGAAAGCTCCGTTTATCGCACGGTCGGTTTGTTTGAAGCGCGCATGGGACAATTAACAGATGAACAAGCAAAAGACGGAAAAGAAACGGCAAAAGCGATCGCTGAATATGCGATTGAATGTTCATTAAATAAAGTGTTTGCGACAGAAATGCTCGATTACATCGTAGATGAAGGGGTACAAATTCACGGTGGGTATGGTTTCATGCAAGAATACGAAATTGAGCGCATGTATCGCGATTCGCGCATTAATCGTATTTTCGAAGGAACGAACGAAATTAACCGCCTCCTTGTGCCAGGCATGTATTTGCGGAAGGCGATGAAAGGTGAATTGCCACTTTTACAAAAAGCGCAACAGCTGCAAGAAGAGTTAATGATGCTTATGCCTGAAGAAGTTGGCGATGGCGTGCTTGAACAAGAAAAATATCTCGTTCGCAACGCGAAAAAAATTGCTTTAATGGTTGCCGGATTAGCAGCTCAAAAATTCGGTCCGAAACTTGAAAAAGAACAAGAAGTGCTTGTAAATATTGCGGATATTGTCAGCAACGTGTATGCGATGGAATCAGCGCTATTGCGTACGGAAAAAGCGATTGCCCAATCTGGAGTGGAGAAAAATAAACAAAAAGTATTGTATACACAAATTTTCTGCCAAGAAGCATTTAACGAAATTGAAGCACATGCGAAAGAAACGATTGTTGCTGTAGAACATGGGGACATGTTGCGCATGATGTTGTCTGCATTGCGGAAATTAACGCGCCATACGCCAATGAATGTGATTGCGAAAAAACGCGAAGCAGCAGCAGCGTTAATTGAAGCAGAGCGATATGTTGTGTAA